The Cellulomonas sp. S1-8 genome has a window encoding:
- a CDS encoding YbjN domain-containing protein, whose protein sequence is MGWLRRRAHRWWSTARPAPEAAGTPVDDLELHDRVAELLVRELGTAEHATTFPTGVSPARIASWMSENQFSYFIDNDGDLGGLWRGRLFYFFLFGEQAEILQVRGQWHRELAIERLEEVLDLCNEWNAERIWPKAYVRVRDNGRVHVVAEVATDLEHGATDAQLSQILFCGLSTGSMLFDALDERYPDPAGAAP, encoded by the coding sequence ATGGGCTGGCTCCGTCGACGTGCGCACCGGTGGTGGTCCACCGCTCGCCCGGCGCCCGAGGCCGCCGGCACCCCCGTCGACGACCTCGAGCTGCACGACCGCGTCGCCGAGCTGCTGGTCCGCGAGCTCGGCACGGCGGAGCACGCGACGACGTTCCCGACCGGCGTGTCCCCCGCCCGGATCGCGTCGTGGATGTCGGAGAACCAGTTCTCGTACTTCATCGACAACGACGGGGACCTCGGCGGGCTGTGGCGCGGACGCCTGTTCTACTTCTTCCTGTTCGGGGAGCAGGCCGAGATCCTGCAGGTCCGCGGGCAGTGGCACCGCGAGCTGGCGATCGAACGGCTGGAGGAGGTGCTCGACCTGTGCAACGAGTGGAACGCCGAGCGCATCTGGCCCAAGGCCTACGTGCGCGTGCGTGACAACGGGCGCGTCCACGTCGTCGCGGAGGTCGCGACCGACCTCGAGCACGGTGCGACCGACGCCCAGCTCAGCCAGATCCTGTTCTGCGGCCTGTCGACCGGCAGCATGCTGTTCGACGCCCTCGACGAGCGGTACCCCGACCCGGCGGGAGCGGCACCGTGA
- a CDS encoding MFS transporter: protein MTLATPQDASPDAMWRARRTIALAMFALVVLVAFESFAVTTVMPGVADLLDGRALYAFAFAGPLATGVVGMVVAGAWSDRRGPGAPFAAGTVLFVVGLVVAGLATTMPVLVAGRLAQGLGGGVVNVTLLVTVARTYPAVLHPRVFAWFSTAWVLPSIVGPAVAGLVADLAGWRWVFLGVAVLVVPAAVPLLGAVRGLGPAARRDPGERTDDAAPAPAAPDDPRPDDARRRVAWAVLVAAAVLALNLAAPLPAPWSHLLAVAAALGAVAAARPLLPRGSLRARPGLPSVITTRALLSGAFFGAQVYVPYLLVDRDGWGTTASGLGLSTAALAWSAASVVQGRLGPRLRSRTAVRTGTALVLLGVSGSAAATALGLPAWVVVTAWTACGAGMGLGSSRLNVLLLGWSAPQDQGRNSAANSIADSVGAALALALTGVVFVAAGGAEGYRGAGPFVAAFTLTAVLALGAALVAARVGVPPTERPRVPSADEDRPATPAAVAPVAGSTGTTPASAPTT from the coding sequence GTGACCCTCGCCACGCCGCAGGACGCCTCACCGGACGCCATGTGGCGGGCGCGCCGCACGATCGCGCTCGCGATGTTCGCGCTCGTCGTGCTCGTCGCCTTCGAGTCGTTCGCGGTGACGACGGTCATGCCCGGGGTCGCCGACCTGCTGGACGGGCGCGCGCTGTACGCGTTCGCGTTCGCCGGCCCGCTCGCCACGGGCGTCGTCGGCATGGTGGTGGCCGGCGCGTGGTCCGACCGCCGGGGCCCGGGCGCACCGTTCGCCGCCGGGACCGTGCTGTTCGTCGTGGGGCTCGTCGTCGCGGGTCTCGCGACGACGATGCCCGTGCTCGTCGCCGGGCGGCTGGCGCAGGGGCTCGGCGGCGGGGTCGTCAACGTGACGCTCCTCGTCACGGTCGCGCGCACCTACCCCGCGGTGCTCCACCCGCGGGTCTTCGCCTGGTTCTCGACGGCGTGGGTGCTGCCGTCGATCGTCGGCCCGGCCGTCGCCGGTCTCGTCGCCGACCTGGCCGGGTGGCGGTGGGTGTTCCTCGGGGTCGCGGTGCTCGTGGTGCCCGCGGCCGTCCCGCTGCTGGGCGCGGTCCGCGGGCTCGGCCCGGCGGCGCGCCGCGACCCCGGCGAGCGCACCGACGACGCGGCACCGGCCCCCGCCGCCCCGGACGACCCGCGTCCCGACGACGCCCGCCGACGCGTCGCGTGGGCGGTGCTCGTCGCCGCAGCGGTCCTCGCGCTCAACCTCGCGGCCCCGCTGCCCGCGCCCTGGTCGCACCTGCTCGCCGTCGCGGCCGCCCTCGGGGCCGTGGCCGCCGCGCGCCCGCTGCTGCCGCGCGGCTCGCTGCGCGCCCGGCCGGGCCTGCCGAGCGTCATCACGACCCGTGCGCTGCTCTCCGGTGCCTTCTTCGGGGCGCAGGTCTACGTGCCGTACCTGCTCGTCGACCGCGACGGCTGGGGCACCACCGCCAGCGGGCTCGGGCTGTCGACCGCCGCGCTCGCGTGGTCGGCCGCCTCCGTCGTCCAGGGGCGCCTCGGCCCGCGGCTGCGCAGCCGGACGGCGGTGCGCACGGGCACGGCGCTCGTCCTGCTCGGCGTCTCGGGGTCCGCGGCCGCCACCGCGCTCGGCCTGCCCGCGTGGGTCGTCGTGACCGCCTGGACCGCGTGCGGCGCCGGCATGGGCCTGGGCTCGTCGCGCCTCAACGTCCTGCTCCTGGGCTGGTCGGCCCCGCAGGACCAGGGCCGCAACAGCGCCGCCAACTCGATCGCCGACTCGGTGGGCGCAGCCCTCGCGCTCGCGCTGACCGGCGTCGTGTTCGTCGCCGCGGGCGGCGCCGAGGGCTACCGCGGTGCGGGCCCGTTCGTCGCCGCGTTCACGCTCACGGCCGTCCTCGCGCTCGGCGCCGCGCTCGTGGCAGCGCGCGTCGGTGTCCCGCCGACCGAGCGTCCCCGCGTGCCGTCGGCGGACGAGGACCGACCCGCGACCCCCGCCGCGGTCGCACCCGTCGCGGGGTCCACGGGCACCACGCCGGCGAGCGCGCCGACCACCTGA
- the miaA gene encoding tRNA (adenosine(37)-N6)-dimethylallyltransferase MiaA: MSLVVALVGPTATGKSDLALALAAALGAEVVNTDAMQLYRGMDVGTAKLAPAERRGVPHHLLDVLDPQQEASVADYQELGRAVLAELASRDVRAVAVGGSGLYVRALLDRMEFPGTDPQLRAALEERVEAEGARALHAELAAVDPVAAEGIGPRNARRVVRALEVVALTGRPYSASLPSHVYEVPALQIGLDCDRGVLDERIELRVARMWDGGLLDEVARLATSGLGRTASRAVGYAQALAQLGGELDAEAARAATAAGTRRLARKQMGWFGRDPRVHWLDAQDPDLVARALDLVAAADADRLPPPDVRGPVRRTLGS; encoded by the coding sequence GTGAGCCTCGTCGTCGCGCTCGTCGGCCCCACGGCGACCGGCAAGTCGGACCTCGCGCTCGCGCTCGCCGCGGCGCTGGGCGCCGAGGTCGTCAACACCGACGCGATGCAGCTGTACCGGGGCATGGACGTCGGCACCGCCAAGCTCGCGCCGGCCGAGCGCCGCGGCGTGCCCCACCACCTGCTCGACGTGCTCGACCCGCAGCAGGAGGCCTCGGTCGCCGACTACCAGGAGCTCGGGCGCGCCGTGCTCGCCGAGCTCGCCTCGCGTGACGTGCGGGCCGTCGCGGTGGGCGGCTCGGGGCTCTACGTGCGCGCGCTGCTCGACCGCATGGAGTTCCCGGGCACCGACCCGCAGCTGCGGGCCGCGCTCGAGGAGCGTGTGGAGGCCGAGGGTGCGCGTGCCCTGCACGCCGAGCTCGCGGCGGTCGACCCCGTCGCTGCCGAGGGCATCGGACCGCGCAACGCGCGACGTGTCGTGCGTGCCCTGGAGGTCGTCGCGCTCACCGGTCGCCCGTACTCTGCGAGCCTGCCGAGCCACGTGTACGAGGTGCCGGCGCTGCAGATCGGGCTGGACTGCGACCGCGGCGTGCTCGACGAGCGGATCGAGCTCCGCGTCGCACGGATGTGGGACGGCGGCCTGCTCGACGAGGTCGCGCGGCTCGCGACGTCCGGGCTGGGGCGCACGGCGTCCCGCGCCGTCGGGTACGCGCAGGCGCTCGCGCAGCTGGGGGGCGAGCTCGACGCCGAGGCGGCACGCGCCGCCACGGCCGCCGGGACGCGCCGGCTCGCGCGCAAGCAGATGGGCTGGTTCGGCCGCGACCCCCGCGTGCACTGGCTCGACGCGCAGGACCCGGACCTCGTCGCGCGCGCGCTCGACCTCGTGGCCGCCGCCGACGCCGACCGGCTCCCGCCACCCGACGTGCGCGGCCCCGTCCGCCGTACGCTGGGGTCGTGA
- a CDS encoding class I SAM-dependent methyltransferase: protein MSGTDEQHGEHYFTARPASAEQRRTLRVHLAGRDVQVETAGGVFSPDHVDLGTQVLLRTVPAPPAAGDLLDLGCGWGPVALTLALLSPDARVWAVDVNERALDLVRRNAARLGLTNVVAATPDDVPDDVRFATAWSNPPVRIGKPALQALLTHWLPRLTPDGEAWLVVGRHLGADPLQRWLTDQAGHRAVREASAKGFRVLRVAP, encoded by the coding sequence GTGAGCGGCACCGACGAGCAGCACGGCGAGCACTACTTCACGGCCCGTCCGGCCTCCGCGGAGCAGCGGCGGACGCTGCGCGTGCACCTCGCGGGCCGCGACGTGCAGGTCGAGACGGCCGGCGGGGTGTTCTCCCCCGACCACGTCGACCTCGGCACGCAGGTGCTGCTCCGCACCGTCCCCGCGCCGCCCGCCGCGGGCGACCTGCTGGACCTGGGCTGCGGCTGGGGGCCGGTCGCGCTGACGCTCGCCCTGCTCTCGCCCGACGCGCGGGTCTGGGCCGTCGACGTCAACGAGCGTGCGCTGGACCTCGTGCGTCGCAACGCCGCGCGCCTCGGCCTGACCAACGTCGTCGCGGCCACCCCCGACGACGTCCCCGACGACGTGCGGTTCGCCACCGCGTGGTCGAACCCGCCCGTCCGGATCGGCAAGCCCGCCCTGCAGGCGCTCCTGACGCACTGGCTGCCGCGCCTGACCCCTGACGGCGAGGCGTGGCTCGTCGTGGGTCGGCACCTCGGCGCCGACCCGCTGCAGCGCTGGCTGACCGACCAGGCCGGGCACCGCGCGGTGCGCGAGGCGAGCGCCAAGGGGTTCCGCGTGCTGCGGGTCGCGCCGTGA
- the dapF gene encoding diaminopimelate epimerase: protein MTAPTAPTSATTAAPTPATPAPEPRAGLLAVTKGHGTQNDFVLVDDRSGDLDLTPGLVQLLCDRRAGVGGDGVIRLVATVLVPDAPDDARSSTWFMDYRNADGSTAQMCGNGVRVFARYAQRLGLWDPTAGPLVVGTRAGVRTVTTTTPDVGHGPWFSVGMGTVLLPAGTAALADGGDAQVDVTGLTVTRPGLSVDVGNPHTVVVLAQEADLERADLTVAPDVRPVPVDGTNVELVVPLGEQVSADGTVVGRLRMRVHERGVGETRSCGTGAVAAAAAVRAWGGAQAPGVWLVDVPGGTVRVTLRPDGHAELAGPAVLVADVRVDVDALTA from the coding sequence GTGACCGCGCCGACCGCCCCGACGTCCGCGACGACCGCCGCCCCGACCCCGGCGACCCCCGCTCCCGAGCCCCGCGCCGGGCTGCTCGCCGTCACCAAGGGCCACGGCACGCAGAACGACTTCGTGCTCGTCGACGACCGCTCCGGCGACCTCGACCTGACCCCCGGCCTCGTGCAGCTGCTGTGCGACCGCCGCGCGGGCGTCGGCGGGGACGGCGTGATCCGCCTCGTGGCGACGGTCCTGGTCCCCGACGCGCCGGACGACGCGCGGTCGAGCACGTGGTTCATGGACTACCGCAACGCCGACGGCTCGACCGCGCAGATGTGCGGCAACGGCGTCCGGGTCTTCGCGCGGTACGCGCAGCGGCTGGGGCTGTGGGACCCGACGGCCGGGCCCCTCGTCGTCGGCACCCGCGCAGGCGTGCGCACCGTGACGACCACCACCCCCGACGTCGGTCACGGCCCCTGGTTCTCCGTCGGCATGGGGACCGTCCTGCTGCCCGCCGGGACGGCCGCGCTCGCCGACGGCGGCGACGCGCAGGTCGACGTCACGGGCCTGACCGTCACGCGCCCGGGGCTGTCCGTCGACGTCGGCAACCCGCACACCGTCGTCGTGCTCGCGCAGGAGGCCGACCTCGAGCGCGCCGACCTCACGGTCGCGCCCGACGTCCGGCCCGTGCCCGTGGACGGCACCAACGTCGAGCTGGTCGTGCCGCTCGGCGAGCAGGTCTCCGCGGACGGGACCGTCGTCGGCCGGCTGCGGATGCGCGTGCACGAGCGCGGCGTGGGGGAGACCCGGTCGTGCGGCACGGGTGCGGTCGCCGCGGCCGCTGCCGTGCGTGCCTGGGGCGGCGCCCAGGCACCCGGCGTGTGGCTGGTGGACGTCCCCGGCGGCACCGTGCGCGTCACGCTGCGCCCCGACGGGCACGCCGAGCTGGCCGGCCCGGCGGTCCTGGTCGCCGACGTGCGTGTCGACGTCGACGCGCTGACGGCGTGA